Proteins encoded by one window of Cyprinus carpio isolate SPL01 chromosome B6, ASM1834038v1, whole genome shotgun sequence:
- the LOC109052861 gene encoding LOW QUALITY PROTEIN: ubiquitin carboxyl-terminal hydrolase 40-like (The sequence of the model RefSeq protein was modified relative to this genomic sequence to represent the inferred CDS: deleted 1 base in 1 codon): MFGDLFEEDGDGFSSSTPGKGVKGRECEPPPPRGKIKLCGIKNQGGTCYLNSLIQTLLFTPEFREELFCLGPDELGCLADKDKPEAKVRVIPLELQRLFSHLLLVDEQTASTTDLTDSFGWTNNEEMGQQDVQELNRILFSALESSLVGTSGSSLIHRLYHGTLVNQINCKECGNISERQEDFLDLTVSVRGVSGLEEALWNMFVEEEMFEGNNLYRCSRCDQLVRAAKSAKLRKLPPFLTISLLRFNFDFAKCERYKETGSYVFPLTFNLRPFCEQNNWPDSEYSYELFSVIIHKGGCYGGHYHVYIKDIDQLGHWEAPEEEVKVKAKTQRQEDKVGERKKESERSVDTEDPLSVLTDILSQEESKCVLVDQLGQKLMNKTGMPWSKKYKKQYGTISKFLQNYPEVFMLVSNGTRVALKAAGPATTEPSPTEPGSSASANNSPDNTELQTGDTEGPDGCHWFDLNDSTVTAISEKDIEKQFQGKESAYMLFYRKTTMKRPPEAIGNPAYKVPRHLVEMVQEENARLQQRRAEFDASSNSVEVRLHLAPHYHYQNGALHPISPDEDSVITVTFDRRKTVGDLRLAIYQMQDLWEGDMALTLAKNVPAGLHLYDTLTDDQISLYSAGVSNGSDLFVWNGREVSGVAVKTGIEWEPVLLTVLRPSVEELGCGDGSGVEDTDGSGLVRSMKGFAGGATLSTVLEALGPQEAFVSGLVRSMKGFDGGGASGWRVFPPQDMQRTLRELSLKDGDALLLLQPEELDSSIFSLSGDMVTVTTPSDCRWLQVEFCPQSGLKEEEEEEQRKKRSKVSASGNMLLAEVKEKALEELRLQDELSGVECCLRQMDRTGKHLPPVHEHLSVRDAGIRLMTSLYLCPGPVPTSTQLFLYFSVGLAPSVGQELEIIVEESLTVKECLKEMLQMAKLDGESWHLRRVDWCEEIGEPLMDENASLKEARVSHGDTLVLVEGRLPPKGYLKLSVKMYIDTIGSSSVPELNHTAESLSTEGLATEGSGSEMRFIGHVEISEEASLDDLKTQMMTLPALQDVCVPSPAFLRVWLLEGKKLSRILRGNQQTLRKLKLGNGAEVCVQRLMNEENLGLKDLLLRVQMGVPGEKAYYPSEEFLWDAGRDGTPRGLYAALASRYGLTPDNLLLAKHLPDKHTWMPISNWTQQVSKRKKKRKAESLQAAPFYLKDGDIIGVKNLLIDNNKEFTTLEDEIGQQSLREEAANHNTRGRPATGDYSKDIGSKKSGPTKNRRPEVALSINVGVFR; the protein is encoded by the exons ATGTTCGGAGATCTGTTTGAGGAGGACGGGGATGGCTTTTCCTCCTCTACACCTGGCAAAGGTGTGAAGGGGAGAGAGTGTGAGCCTCCACCACCCAGAGGGAAAATCAAACTCTGCGGGATCAAGAATCAGGGTGGCACCTGTTACCTCAACTCCCTGATCCAGACTCTGCTCTTCACACCAGAGTTCAGGG AGGAGCTGTTCTGTCTCGGGCCGGATGAATTAGGATGTCTGGCTGACAAGGACAAACCAGAGGCAAag GTCCGTGTGATTCCTCTGGAGCTTCAGAGACTGTTTTCTCATCTGCTGCTGGTGGATGAACAAACAGCCTCCACGACAGACCTGACCGACAGTTTTGGCTGGACGAACAATGAG GAAATGGGTCAGCAGGATGTGCAGGAGCTGAACCGGATCCTGTTCAGTGCTCTGGAGAGCTCTTTAGTAGGCACTTCAGGCAGCAGTCTCATACACCGGCTGTACCATGGGACGCTTGTCAACCAGATCAACTGCAAGGAGTGTGGCAATATCAGTGAGAGACAG GAGGACTTTCTGGACCTGACTGTGTCGGTGCGTGGTGTGAGTGGGCTCGAGGAGGCGCTGTGGAACATGTTTGTGGAGGAGGAGATGTTTGAGGGTAATAATCTGTACCGCTGCAGCAGATGTGATCAGCTGGTTAGGGCCGCTAAG TCTGCTAAACTGAGAAAACTTCCTCCATTCCTGACCATTTCTTTGTTGAGGTTCAACTTTGACTTTGCCAAGTGTGAGCGCTACAAAGAGACCGGGAGCTACGTTTTTCCTCTTACATTCAACCTCAGACCATTTTGTGAGCAG AACAATTGGCCGGACTCAGAGTATTCGTACGAGCTCTTCTCTGTCATCATACATAAAGGAGGTTGTTATGGAGGTCATTATCATGTCTACATCAAAGACATCGATCAGCTCGGCCACTGGGAGGCACCG gaggaaGAGGTAAAAGTAAAGGCGAAAACCCAGAGACAAGAGGACAAAGttggggaaagaaagaaagagagtgaaagaTCTGTTGACACAGAGGATCCACTCTCTGTTCTTACTGATATTCTGTCTCAG gagGAGTCAAAATGTGTGCTTGTAGACCAGCTGGGCCAAAAGCTGATGAATAAAACGGGCATGCCAtggagcaaaaaatataaaaaacagtatGGCACCATCAGCAAG TTTCTTCAGAACTACCCTGAAGTGTTTATGCTGGTCTCCAATGGAACCCGTGTAGCTCTGAAAGCTGCTGGTCCTGCAACAACAGAACCCAGTCCAACAGAGCCAGGCAGTTCAGCTTCAGCCAATAACAGCCCAGACAACACAGAGCTGCAAACAGGAGACACTGAAGGCCCTGATGGATGTCATTGGTTTGACCTGAATGACTCTACTGTGACGGCCATTTCGGAGAAGGACATAGAGAAGCAGTTTCAGGGAAAAGAGAGTGCCTACATGCTCTTTTACAGGAAGACAACTATGAAAAGACCTCCAGAGG CCATAGGAAACCCTGCGTACAAAGTGCCTCGTCACCTGGTGGAGATGGTACAAGAGGAGAATGCAAGACTTCAGCAGAGAAG AGCTGAGTTTGATGCCAGCAGCAACAGCGTTGAAGTGCGGCTGCATTTGGCCCCTCATTACCACTACCAAAATGGAGCCCTGCACCCCATATCTCCAGACGAAGACTCCGTCATCACAGTCACCTTTGACCGCAGAAAGACTGTGGGAGACCTGCGATTGGCCATCTACCAG ATGCAAGATCTTTGGGAAGGAGACATGGCATTGACATTGGCTAAGAATGTGCCAGCTGGGTTACATTTGTATGACACACTGACAG ATGACCAGATATCCCTGTATAGTGCAGGTGTGTCTAATGGCTCTGATCTCTTTGTGTGGAATGGGAGAGAG GTCAGTGGTGTGGCGGTGAAAACTGGCATCGAATGGGAGCCTGTTTTGCTCACTGTGTTGCGTCCCTCTGTGGAGGAGCTGGGATGTGGGGATGGATCAGGGGTTGAAGACACTGATGGATCCGGTCTGGTGCGTTCCATGAAGGGCTTTGCTGGTGGGGCCACTCTGAGTACAGTGCTCGAGGCTCTAGGGCCTCAAGAGGCCTTTGTGTCCGGTCTGGTGCGTTCCATGAAGGGGTTTGAC GGGGGCGGGGCGAGTGGGTGGAGGGTTTTCCCACCTCAAGACATGCAGAGGACACTGAGAGAGCTGTCTCTGAAGGACGGAGACGCTCTACTGCTACTGCAGCCAGAGGAACTAGACAGCAG TATCTTCAGCCTCAGCGGTGACATGGTTACTGTGACAACGCCCTCAGATTGCCGCTGGCTGCAGGTGGAGTTTTGCCCACAGAGTGGActgaaggaggaagaggaggaggagcagaGGAAGAAAAGGAGTAAAGTCTCAGCTTCAGGGAACATG CTGCTGGCGGAGGTGAAGGAAAAAGCTCTTGAGGAACTTCGCTTACAGGATGAGCTCAGTG GTGTTGAATGTTGTCTGAGGCAAATGGATAGAACTGGAAAACATTTACCTCCAG TGCATGAGCATTTGAGTGTTCGGGATGCAGGGATCAGGTTGATGACTTCACTCTACCTGTGTCCCGGACCAGTGCCAACATCAACACAG TTGTTCTTGTACTTCAGTGTTGGTCTAGCGCCCTCAGTTGGTCAGGAGCTAGAGATTATTGTAGAGGAGTCTCTAACCGTCAAAGAG TGCCTTAAGGAAATGTTGCAGATGGCCAAACTTGACG GTGAGTCATGGCACTTAAGAAGAGTGGACTGGTGTGAGGAAATTGGAGAGCCACTTATGGATGAG AATGCATCTCTGAAAGAAGCAAGGGTCAGTCATGGGGACACACTGGTGCTGGTGGAGGGGCGACTACCTCCAAAG GGTTACCTCAAACTGTCTGTGAAGATGTACATAGACACGATTGGCAGCTCCAGCGTTCCAGAGCTGAACCACACAGCAGAGTCCCTGAGCACTGAGGGGCTCGCCACAG AGGGGTCTGGATCAGAGATGAGATTCATTGGACATGTGGAGATATCAGAGGAGGCTTCCCTTGATGATCTCAAGACTCAG ATGATGACTCTGCCGGCACTTCAGGATGTGTGTGTGCCCAGTCCTGCGTTTCTGCGTGTATGGCTGCTAGAGGGCAAGAAACTGTCCAGGATACTCAGAGGAAACCAGCAGACACTCAG GAAGCTGAAGCTGGGGAATGGGGCAGAGGTGTGTGTTCAGAGGCTGATGAACGAGGAGAACCTGGG CCTGAAGGATTTATTGCTGAGGGTTCAGATGGGGGTGCCAGGAGAGAAGGCGTATTATCCTTCTGAGGAGTTTTTGTGGGACGCGGGGCGGGACGGTACCCCCAGGGGCCTGTACGCTGCTCTGGCCTCCCGGTACGGTCTCACTCCTGACAACCTGCTCCTGGCTAAACACCTGCCTGACAAACACACCTGGATGCCCATTTCCAACTGG ACTCAACAGGTctcaaaaagaaagaagaagaggaaagcTGAGAGTCTCCAGGCTGCTCCCTTCTACCTGAAAGATGGAGATATTATAGGTGTCAAG AACCTGCTAATAGACAATAATAAAGAATTCACTACTCTGGAAGACGAGATTGGTCAGCAGAGCCTCAGGGAGGAGGCAGCGAATCACAACACAAG GGGTCGTCCTGCCACTGGAGACTATTCAAAAGACATTGGGTCCAAGAAGTCGGGCCCAACTAAAAACCGGAGACCAGAGGTGGCCTTATCAATCAATGTGGGAGTGTTCAGGTAA